In Gordonia phthalatica, one genomic interval encodes:
- a CDS encoding SulP family inorganic anion transporter: MTSTSGFVVVTERFARLLPPALSGYQRSWLRADVLAGASLAAVAIPEAMGYSSIAHVPLGAGLYSLIVPAIVFALVGASRLLVVGADSATAALLASGVAGLGIAGLRPDTGEWLAWAGLIALVTGVLLVIAWVLQLGFLGDFLSTSVLVGFLAGVGVLVLTEQVPGMLGQPKHDAGDVVGKWLAVFRHLDEVRWQAVVFAVATLIGLVGVKKLRPSLPMPILVVVGSIVAVMVFDLGRWVPTVGNIDAGVPSIRFPSVSDVIAHFPTVLTISFGCLLVILAQSAATARSFAQRHGDPIDVNRDILGLSAANVSAALTGSFVVNGSPTKTAIVDQQRGRTQVANLTMAAATLLVVAVASGPLGHLPDAVLAAIVFMVGVDLIDWKGFARIWRIRHVEFAIAVLTTGMVVVFGVLTGVIAAMVVSLLQIIHRQYRPERFVVGLGDHGQRRYESAKPGHQTLPGLIVFRYDADLFYANVGRFNDDVTALVKGAPDPVKWLVLDCSAISDVDYSAAAVLQNLIDFVHSVGARFILAGVTPELRESLETARIMADLSADSVYPGVGSAVRAFEKASPAAGDENAPTE; this comes from the coding sequence GTGACCTCGACGAGTGGATTCGTCGTGGTCACTGAGCGGTTCGCTCGACTGCTTCCGCCCGCGCTGAGCGGCTATCAGCGTTCTTGGCTGCGAGCCGACGTCCTCGCCGGGGCGTCGCTCGCGGCCGTCGCCATTCCGGAGGCGATGGGCTACAGCTCCATCGCGCACGTCCCGCTCGGCGCGGGCCTGTATTCGCTGATCGTGCCCGCGATCGTGTTCGCACTGGTCGGTGCCTCACGACTGCTGGTGGTCGGTGCGGACTCCGCAACCGCCGCACTGCTCGCGTCGGGCGTCGCCGGTCTCGGCATCGCGGGCCTGCGACCCGACACGGGGGAGTGGCTGGCGTGGGCCGGGCTCATTGCGCTGGTGACCGGCGTCCTCCTCGTGATCGCGTGGGTCCTGCAGCTCGGCTTCCTCGGCGACTTCCTCTCCACCTCCGTACTCGTCGGCTTCCTCGCCGGCGTCGGCGTCCTCGTGCTGACCGAACAGGTTCCCGGCATGCTCGGCCAGCCGAAACACGACGCGGGCGACGTCGTCGGGAAATGGCTGGCCGTCTTCCGCCATCTCGACGAGGTGCGCTGGCAGGCCGTCGTCTTCGCCGTCGCCACCCTCATCGGGCTGGTCGGCGTCAAGAAGCTGCGACCGTCGCTGCCGATGCCGATCCTCGTGGTGGTCGGATCGATCGTCGCCGTCATGGTCTTTGACCTGGGCCGATGGGTGCCGACCGTCGGGAACATCGACGCAGGCGTCCCGTCGATCCGATTCCCGTCGGTGAGCGACGTGATCGCGCACTTTCCGACCGTCCTGACGATCTCATTCGGCTGCCTGCTGGTGATCCTCGCGCAGAGCGCCGCCACCGCGCGCAGCTTCGCGCAGCGGCACGGCGACCCGATCGACGTGAACCGCGACATCCTCGGTCTGTCGGCCGCCAACGTGTCGGCGGCGCTGACCGGATCGTTCGTCGTCAACGGCAGTCCCACCAAGACGGCCATCGTCGATCAGCAGCGCGGTCGCACCCAGGTCGCCAACCTGACGATGGCTGCCGCGACCCTGCTCGTCGTCGCGGTGGCGTCCGGGCCGCTCGGTCACCTGCCCGACGCAGTCCTCGCCGCCATCGTGTTCATGGTCGGCGTCGACCTCATCGACTGGAAAGGCTTCGCGCGGATCTGGCGGATCCGACACGTGGAGTTCGCGATCGCCGTCCTCACCACCGGCATGGTGGTGGTCTTCGGCGTGCTGACCGGGGTCATCGCCGCGATGGTGGTGTCGCTGCTGCAGATCATCCATCGCCAGTACCGACCCGAGCGGTTCGTCGTCGGCCTCGGCGACCACGGGCAGCGCCGCTACGAGAGCGCCAAGCCCGGCCACCAGACGCTGCCCGGACTCATCGTCTTCCGGTACGACGCGGACCTCTTCTACGCCAACGTCGGCCGCTTCAACGACGACGTGACCGCCCTGGTGAAGGGCGCGCCGGACCCGGTGAAGTGGCTGGTCCTGGACTGTTCCGCCATCTCCGACGTCGACTACTCGGCCGCGGCGGTGCTGCAGAACCTCATCGACTTCGTCCACTCCGTCGGCGCCCGGTTCATCCTCGCCGGCGTGACGCCCGAACTGCGGGAGTCGCTGGAGACCGCGCGGATCATGGCCGACCTCTCGGCCGACAGCGTCTACCCGGGTGTCGGATCGGCGGTGCGGGCCTTCGAGAAGGCGTCGCCCGCCGCCGGTGACGAGAATGCCCCCACAGAATGA
- a CDS encoding DUF5715 family protein, with protein sequence MRVDPAVLLEYRDAVDSVAGRLAHEDSPDRAARLLSDLVAGEPAIVQVLACHPEGYDGAVRSLSGEAAAYTPSTRSSASDLPSLIRVLLLHQVDVAWWGERPEYETSRDVMEAVDLEDLDALRAAGSLRFRYRRQATTAAHRVVRGVARRLPIVTGPPGAGMRYPRARKEVVELLNEIADDYQNSCGGPNTSGGRAGVWVNSAVRSVSHQNHLRDLGYSAMRPSSHCIGYGADVAVRWLERVGTDGLLKEGRCHTVVATLQATRGCG encoded by the coding sequence ATGAGAGTGGATCCGGCGGTGTTGCTCGAGTATCGAGATGCTGTGGACTCGGTCGCCGGACGCCTCGCCCACGAGGACTCACCGGACCGCGCGGCGCGACTCCTGTCAGATCTCGTCGCGGGGGAGCCGGCGATCGTGCAGGTGCTGGCGTGTCACCCGGAGGGGTACGACGGAGCGGTGCGGAGCCTGAGCGGCGAAGCGGCTGCGTATACGCCCAGTACACGCAGTTCAGCGAGTGATCTGCCGAGCTTGATCCGCGTTCTGTTGCTGCATCAGGTGGACGTCGCGTGGTGGGGCGAGAGGCCCGAGTACGAGACGTCGCGAGACGTGATGGAAGCGGTCGACCTCGAAGATCTGGACGCCCTGAGAGCGGCGGGATCGCTGCGATTCCGGTACCGGCGGCAAGCGACCACGGCGGCGCATCGTGTGGTGCGTGGAGTCGCCCGGCGCCTGCCGATCGTCACGGGCCCGCCCGGGGCGGGGATGCGCTATCCCCGTGCGCGGAAAGAAGTCGTCGAACTCCTCAACGAGATCGCGGACGACTATCAGAATTCTTGCGGAGGCCCCAATACGTCTGGGGGTAGGGCCGGTGTCTGGGTGAACAGTGCCGTCCGCAGTGTCTCCCATCAGAATCACCTCCGAGATCTCGGCTACTCGGCCATGCGGCCGAGTTCTCACTGCATCGGTTACGGGGCCGATGTCGCAGTCCGCTGGTTGGAGCGCGTCGGCACCGACGGTCTCCTCAAGGAGGGGCGGTGTCATACCGTCGTAGCAACACTGCAGGCCACGAGGGGTTGCGGGTGA
- a CDS encoding asparagine synthetase B family protein, translated as MAAIGGRGEVDERAAFPGAVAGTQRLRIVDRDRAVQPWRSADGSLVLCFNGEIFNHDDLRAQLRALGHEFRSESDTEVVLEAFREWGPEGTRRLRGEFAFAILDLETHDVYLSRDPIGVKPLYYAWRHGRFHVASEVKALVGLGSPIHEVAPGHHGSTRGESGPVLVPHFELFDARRELGLIDSPETAIELIRSTLDESIRIRMATDLPVGVVLSGGLDSSLVLTKVHEQHPDCVAFTIGTPGSEDLQYARRLTAELGVRHEVITMHPGQIGLREIRRAIRMGELTEYGDVINAIVSIPLFARVQETGIKIVLTGDGSDELFGGYPMYHEIGEEQGDRLFAHKLLNLGRTELQRVDRSSMGQGVETRVPFLDREMIALAMRIPLSMKTAGEQEKWLVREAFRDILPDYIVSRPKAGMSYSSGLHDRARLFKPLFPRLHRRLSYDLHAPIRRDFDTVLSSVGNDLDLAMAAGALRTDYTPAERARDLLGAVRWNVQAAIG; from the coding sequence ATGGCGGCCATCGGCGGCCGCGGCGAGGTGGACGAGCGCGCCGCGTTCCCCGGCGCGGTGGCAGGCACGCAACGGCTGCGGATCGTCGATCGGGACCGCGCGGTTCAACCGTGGCGGTCCGCGGACGGTTCCCTGGTCCTGTGCTTCAACGGGGAGATCTTCAACCACGACGACCTGCGTGCGCAGCTCCGCGCGCTGGGTCATGAGTTCCGGTCGGAGTCCGATACGGAGGTGGTGCTCGAAGCATTCCGCGAATGGGGTCCGGAGGGGACCCGGAGGCTGCGAGGCGAGTTCGCCTTCGCGATCCTCGACCTGGAGACGCACGACGTCTACCTGTCCCGTGATCCGATCGGGGTGAAGCCGCTCTACTACGCATGGCGGCACGGCCGTTTCCACGTCGCCTCCGAAGTGAAAGCCCTCGTCGGTCTCGGCTCGCCGATCCACGAGGTGGCGCCCGGACACCACGGATCCACCCGCGGCGAATCGGGACCCGTGCTCGTGCCGCACTTCGAGCTGTTCGACGCCCGCCGAGAGCTCGGCCTGATCGACTCCCCGGAGACGGCGATCGAGCTGATCCGGTCGACCCTCGACGAGTCGATCAGGATCCGCATGGCGACTGATCTGCCGGTCGGCGTCGTGCTGTCGGGCGGCCTGGACAGCTCCCTGGTCCTGACGAAGGTTCATGAGCAGCATCCGGACTGTGTCGCATTCACCATCGGGACGCCGGGCAGTGAGGACCTGCAGTACGCCCGCCGGCTCACGGCCGAACTCGGAGTCCGCCACGAGGTGATCACCATGCACCCCGGTCAGATCGGGCTGCGGGAGATCCGCCGAGCGATCCGCATGGGCGAGTTGACTGAGTACGGCGACGTCATCAACGCGATCGTGTCGATACCGCTGTTCGCCCGGGTGCAGGAGACGGGCATCAAGATCGTTCTCACCGGCGACGGATCGGACGAGCTCTTCGGCGGCTATCCGATGTACCACGAGATCGGCGAGGAGCAGGGCGACCGCTTGTTCGCGCACAAGCTGCTCAATCTCGGCCGCACCGAGCTGCAGCGGGTCGATCGATCCAGCATGGGGCAGGGCGTCGAGACCCGCGTGCCGTTCCTCGATCGGGAGATGATCGCGCTGGCCATGCGGATCCCGCTGTCGATGAAGACGGCCGGGGAGCAGGAGAAGTGGCTGGTGCGCGAGGCGTTCCGGGACATCCTCCCGGACTACATCGTGAGCAGGCCGAAGGCGGGGATGTCGTACTCCTCGGGCCTGCACGACCGCGCTCGACTGTTCAAGCCGCTGTTCCCTCGCCTGCACCGCCGGCTGTCGTACGACCTGCACGCGCCGATTCGACGGGACTTCGACACGGTGCTCAGCTCGGTGGGGAACGATCTGGACCTGGCGATGGCCGCCGGTGCGCTGCGCACGGACTACACCCCCGCCGAACGAGCTCGCGATCTGCTCGGGGCGGTGCGCTGGAACGTCCAGGCGGCGATCGGCTGA
- a CDS encoding YccF domain-containing protein gives MKTILNILWLVLCGFWMAVGYVVAGILCCLLIITIPFGIASFRMANYALWPFGRTVVRHPRAGAASTIGNVVWIIVAGIWLAIGHLTTGIALCLTIIGIPLGIASFKMIPISLVPLGAEIVSTNDPRVAY, from the coding sequence ATGAAGACGATCCTCAACATCCTGTGGCTGGTGCTCTGCGGCTTCTGGATGGCCGTCGGGTACGTGGTCGCGGGCATCCTCTGCTGCCTCCTGATCATCACCATCCCGTTCGGGATCGCGTCGTTCCGCATGGCGAACTACGCGCTGTGGCCGTTCGGTCGCACGGTGGTCCGCCATCCCCGGGCGGGTGCGGCGTCGACCATCGGCAACGTCGTCTGGATCATCGTCGCCGGCATCTGGTTGGCGATCGGCCATCTCACCACCGGGATCGCGCTGTGCCTGACGATCATCGGCATCCCGCTCGGCATCGCGAGCTTCAAGATGATCCCGATCTCGCTGGTGCCGTTGGGCGCCGAGATCGTCTCCACGAACGATCCGCGCGTCGCGTACTGA
- a CDS encoding LemA family protein produces the protein MIWAIIAIVVIVVLLAVFAMVGFNKLRKADIVAQEALGGIDVQLTRRADLIPNLVNSVKGYAAHEAGVFEAVTAARATVQNAAHAPSVAQKAAADAQMSGALGRLFAVAENYPQLQASANFQSLQTELADTENKLPFARQYYNDATSRLNQLVQTIPWMFFKGMASVGTREFYQAPAGQQQPPQVQF, from the coding sequence ATGATCTGGGCCATCATCGCCATCGTCGTGATCGTCGTCCTCCTGGCCGTGTTCGCCATGGTCGGCTTCAACAAGCTCCGCAAGGCGGACATCGTCGCGCAGGAGGCGCTCGGCGGCATCGACGTGCAGTTGACGCGTCGCGCCGACCTGATCCCGAACCTCGTCAACAGCGTGAAGGGGTACGCCGCTCACGAGGCGGGCGTCTTCGAGGCGGTGACCGCTGCGCGCGCGACCGTCCAGAACGCGGCGCACGCCCCGTCGGTGGCGCAGAAGGCAGCCGCGGACGCGCAGATGAGCGGCGCTCTCGGGCGACTGTTCGCCGTCGCGGAGAACTACCCGCAGCTGCAGGCGTCGGCCAACTTCCAGTCGCTGCAGACCGAGTTGGCCGACACCGAGAACAAGCTGCCGTTCGCGCGCCAGTACTACAACGACGCGACCTCACGCCTCAACCAGCTGGTGCAGACCATCCCGTGGATGTTCTTCAAGGGCATGGCGAGCGTCGGCACCCGCGAGTTCTACCAGGCTCCGGCCGGTCAGCAGCAGCCCCCGCAGGTGCAGTTCTGA
- a CDS encoding DUF2207 domain-containing protein has product MKRVVLTLIAVLVTAVGLLWPVIANAGSGSTDAGVDPVVITDYAADLTLADNGRLTATETLTTEFPGWDKHGIFRFWDVADAADAEVRYVPQDISVTMDGQSVPFEMSSEQGGRFKVAKIGDPDSTVSAGTHTYRISYRVDGTIRDGNPGSFIWRVIPNGWKMQILKSTSTIRFPAAPTSFECRVNDGSPCTVGEPDASTRTVTTGALSPTTGVAVKAGLPFAGPGQDRRPWGVSMDPVLGSSPAVPITAVIISLLTLGAGLFWTRRSREDTPLLPVMFEPPADPQSPKRFLGPAATHFVIHEAMPKKALIATLFHLAEQGHIGLERASSTDWTITARMSASEYAALDGPSAVVMSALGLTARGATFAADGSTEAGEKLKGATDQLTKTTKSWALTTGVLRRSPFEIIGRVVVGVAFVIGALLMALGFVPTIVGLPFAAFMIGGVGLLLAGVGTRRTRLGRQVWSRAGGFERLLSTPSNQDRLDFSAREDLYTSFIPYAIAFDCADAWAAKYRYTTGQEPPDPVWLPGLYYGAGAHGLMSGGTSGLDSFESSLSSSLSAYSASQSSSSGGGGFGGSFSGGGGGSW; this is encoded by the coding sequence ATGAAACGTGTCGTGCTGACGCTGATCGCCGTGCTCGTCACCGCCGTCGGCCTCCTCTGGCCCGTGATCGCGAACGCCGGATCGGGTTCGACCGACGCGGGCGTCGACCCCGTGGTCATCACCGACTACGCCGCCGATCTCACCCTCGCCGACAACGGTCGGCTGACGGCGACCGAGACCCTGACGACCGAGTTCCCCGGCTGGGACAAGCACGGCATCTTCCGGTTCTGGGATGTGGCCGACGCCGCCGATGCCGAGGTCCGCTATGTGCCGCAGGACATCAGCGTCACCATGGACGGCCAGTCCGTCCCGTTCGAGATGTCCTCGGAACAGGGCGGTCGATTCAAGGTCGCGAAGATCGGGGACCCCGATTCGACCGTTTCCGCGGGCACGCACACCTACCGGATCTCCTACCGCGTCGACGGCACGATCCGCGACGGCAATCCCGGCTCCTTCATCTGGCGCGTAATCCCCAACGGCTGGAAGATGCAGATCCTCAAGAGCACCAGCACCATCCGGTTCCCGGCGGCACCGACGTCGTTCGAGTGCCGCGTGAACGACGGGTCGCCGTGCACCGTCGGCGAACCCGACGCGTCCACCCGCACCGTGACCACGGGCGCGCTCTCGCCGACGACCGGCGTCGCGGTGAAGGCCGGCCTGCCGTTCGCCGGTCCCGGGCAGGATCGTCGACCGTGGGGCGTCAGCATGGATCCGGTGCTCGGTTCCTCGCCCGCCGTCCCGATCACGGCGGTGATCATCTCGCTGCTCACCCTCGGAGCGGGCCTGTTCTGGACCAGGCGCAGCCGCGAAGACACCCCGCTGCTCCCGGTGATGTTCGAGCCGCCCGCCGACCCGCAGAGTCCGAAGCGGTTCCTCGGGCCTGCGGCGACGCACTTCGTCATCCACGAGGCGATGCCGAAGAAGGCGCTCATCGCGACGCTCTTCCACCTCGCCGAGCAGGGCCACATCGGCCTCGAGCGCGCCTCGTCGACCGACTGGACCATCACCGCACGGATGTCGGCGTCCGAGTACGCCGCGCTCGACGGCCCGTCGGCCGTCGTGATGTCGGCCCTGGGCCTCACCGCACGGGGCGCCACCTTCGCCGCGGACGGCTCCACGGAGGCGGGCGAGAAGTTGAAGGGTGCCACCGACCAACTCACCAAGACGACGAAGTCGTGGGCCCTGACCACCGGCGTGCTCCGGCGCAGTCCGTTCGAGATCATCGGGCGGGTTGTCGTCGGCGTCGCCTTCGTCATCGGCGCGCTCCTGATGGCCTTAGGCTTCGTCCCCACGATCGTCGGCCTGCCGTTCGCGGCGTTCATGATCGGCGGCGTCGGCCTGCTGCTCGCGGGCGTCGGCACCCGCCGCACCCGCCTCGGCCGACAGGTCTGGTCCCGGGCGGGCGGATTCGAGCGGCTCCTGTCGACGCCGTCGAACCAGGACCGGCTCGACTTCTCCGCCCGCGAAGACCTGTACACCAGCTTCATCCCGTACGCGATCGCGTTCGACTGTGCTGACGCATGGGCCGCCAAGTACCGGTACACCACCGGCCAGGAACCGCCCGACCCCGTCTGGCTCCCCGGCCTCTACTACGGCGCCGGCGCTCACGGTCTGATGAGCGGCGGAACGTCCGGACTCGACAGCTTCGAGTCGAGCCTGTCCTCCTCGCTGTCGGCGTACAGCGCGTCGCAGTCGTCGTCGAGCGGCGGCGGTGGGTTCGGCGGCAGCTTCAGCGGTGGAGGCGGCGGCTCGTGGTGA